GAAAAACTTTTATTTTCAATAGGTTATAGTATTCTCGAACGGTAACTTTTTATGGTAGCAGATCAACATTTTTTTGACAACAGCTAATTTTTATTGTATGGAGTAATCGCTTTTTAAAGCCGACCCATAAAGCTGTTTATCCCCCTGTTGTAGATACGAAAGGTGATGGTCTGTAGCCCCGGCAGGAGCTGGAATAACCCAATCCGCATGATCCTGTTTTCCTTCTTACCCGTAAAAGGCATGTCATACCAATGTTTTTCACTCTTTCACCTTTTCTGCTGGTGCTGATGGTTGCTGCCGACCTGCTGGCTGGAGAACGTGCTCTGCCTTTTCCCCACCCGGTCGTCCTTGTAGGCCGCCTGATAGAGACCCTCGAACACCATCTCTATCCCCGGGAAAAACAGCCGCAGCTTCACCGGTGGATGGGTGTTTTGCTGGTTTTGGTGGTCTGTGTAGCGACGTTTCTGGCAACTGTCGTCCTACTCAAGACAGCAACTTTTCTTTCCCCTCTCATTGGCATGATAATCACCGTATTTATAGGCTATACGACCCTTGCCAGTACCGGCCTTGCCAGAGCGGCAGCCAATGTTCTGCGAACCTTGGATCTGGAGGGGGAGCAGGAAGCCAGAAAAGCTTTGGCAATGATTGTCGGCCGGGATACGGCGAACCTTGACCGCCGGCAGATGCTCCAGGCGGTGGTGGAAACGGTAGCTGAAAATATCAGTGACGGGATTGTAGCTCCCCTGATCTACCTGATCGTCGGTGGAGTTCCCCTGGCCATGACTTATAAAGCGATCAACACAATGGATTCCATGATTGGCTACCGCAACGAGCGGTATGCCTGCTTTGGAACCGCTGCCGCCCGGCTTGATGACCTGGCGAATTTTATTCCGGCCCGGCTGACCGGGCTGCTGATTGTTGCGGCCGGCTGGTGTCTTGGTTATGAGTGGCGGGCCGGCTGGCGGACCATGAGGCGTGATCATGGCGTCCACCACAGCCCCAACAGCGGTTATCCGGAGGCTGCCATGGCAGGAATACTGGGCATCAGATTGGGCGGCCCCAGCTCTTATTTTGGTTCGCTCATTGATAAAGCATCGTTCGGAGAAGCAATAAACGAGATCTCTGGACAACAGGTGCAGATGGCCATCAGCATTCTCTACGGCTGTACCGTGATGATGACGATGATTGGGGTGGTGGTCTTATGGTAGTGTGCAAGGATCAGCCCTTTCATGGCGGCACTGTTTTTCAAAAGGCTCAACAAATGGGCCTCCCGGTTGAGGCGTTCATCGATTTTTCCGCCAACATCAATCCACTGGGGATGCCGGTCACGGCATTGGCAGCGCTGCAGGAAGGTATCCGACATCTGCAGCACTACCCAGAAAGCTATGCTGAGTCCCTGGTTGAGGAGATTGCTGCCACGATCGGCCTGCCGTCGGCGGCTGTTCTGGCCGGCAACGGTTCAACGGAGCTGATCTATCTTTTGGTAAGAGTGCTGCAACCGGCCAGAACGCTCATTGTCGCGCCGGCATTTACCGAGTACCAGCGATCGGTGGCTGTCCATGGCGGGACAGTGAAGTTCTTTTATACTGACTCCCGGGATGATTTTGCCCTGCAGCCGGAACGCCTGCGGGAAGCCTTGCTGTCTAGCCCCGACCTGCTTTTTATCGGCAACCCCAACAATCCCACCGGGGCTTATCTACCGGTGGCCGACATGCGACCGATTGTTGAAACTGCCCGCGATCAGGGAGTTGTCTGCGTCATCGATGAGGCCTTTGTGGATTTTGTTGATAACTCGGTATCGGCAGACCAGTTGGTGCAGGAGTTTGACAATCTGATTATCCTCCGATCGCTGACCAAGATATTCAGTTTGGCCGGCCTGCGCTGCGGCTATCTGCTGGCCTGCCCTGATCTGGTAACCAGGCTGCGTTGCCATCAGGAGCCTTGGAATGTCAACAGTCTGGCGGTGGCGGCGGCAAAAGCGGCGCTTGCCGATGAACCGTTTCGCCAGCGGACCCGCCGGTTGATCGACAAGGAACGGAGCTATCTCACCAGGCAGCTGGCAACCCTGGCTTTTTTCCATCCTTTTCCTTCAACGACCAATTATCTGCTGATTCGGGTTGACCCGCACATCAAGACACAGGCCCTGGCTGATTTTCTTCTGCACAACCATCATCTGCTGGTGCGGACATGCAACGATTTTGCCGGTCTGGACGACACGTTCATCAGGGTTGCGGTCAAAAACCGGGCCGATAATGAGGTCTTGGTGCAGGGATGTGAAGAGTTTGCTGCCCGGCAAAAAACCTAGAAGTCAGGATTCAGGAGACAGAAAATGAAATCCTACTGGGTTGCCGCCGGCGGGGAGGACGAGGCGGCTTCTTTCATGAAATGGAATTCAACCCGCCTGTTTTTGGCTCGGTTTTCCGGGGTGTCATTGGGGACCAGCGGCCTGGTGTCGGCATAGCCCACCGCCATCAGTCGGTTTGGCGGGAGATGGTGTACCTCAACCAGATGGCGCAATACGGCGGTGGCTCGGGCTGACGAAAGCTCCCAGTTGGAAGGGTAGATGGGAGAAGAGGTCATGGGCAGGTTGTCGGTGTGCCCTTCGATGGCCACCGGGTAGGTATTTTCTTCAATAATCCTGGTAATGGTTGCAAGAAACGGTTTCAGCTCTTCCTTGATGGTGGCCGAACCGGCATCGAACATCAGTTGACCGGTAATTTGCAGGGTGACGCCGCGCTCATCGACGCTCACCTCGGCGGCATCCTCCAGATGATGTTCTTCGATGGCCCGTTTCACCTGGTCGCCCATCTGCAACATGTCGATCATGTGACTTTCTTCTTCCGACAGCTGGATGGAAACCGGGGTGCTCGACCTTTCCTGGAAGTCCCCCGGACTTTCCACCGTGGTGCCAAAGGCATCCTTGACCGAACCGAGCATGGTTCTGAACTTGACAACATCCATGTTGGAGAAGGAGAGCAGCAGAACAAAAAAAGTCATCAGCAGGGTGGCCATGT
The sequence above is a segment of the Candidatus Anaeroferrophillus wilburensis genome. Coding sequences within it:
- the cobD gene encoding cobalamin biosynthesis protein CobD, translated to MFFTLSPFLLVLMVAADLLAGERALPFPHPVVLVGRLIETLEHHLYPREKQPQLHRWMGVLLVLVVCVATFLATVVLLKTATFLSPLIGMIITVFIGYTTLASTGLARAAANVLRTLDLEGEQEARKALAMIVGRDTANLDRRQMLQAVVETVAENISDGIVAPLIYLIVGGVPLAMTYKAINTMDSMIGYRNERYACFGTAAARLDDLANFIPARLTGLLIVAAGWCLGYEWRAGWRTMRRDHGVHHSPNSGYPEAAMAGILGIRLGGPSSYFGSLIDKASFGEAINEISGQQVQMAISILYGCTVMMTMIGVVVLW
- a CDS encoding threonine-phosphate decarboxylase, with translation MGLPVEAFIDFSANINPLGMPVTALAALQEGIRHLQHYPESYAESLVEEIAATIGLPSAAVLAGNGSTELIYLLVRVLQPARTLIVAPAFTEYQRSVAVHGGTVKFFYTDSRDDFALQPERLREALLSSPDLLFIGNPNNPTGAYLPVADMRPIVETARDQGVVCVIDEAFVDFVDNSVSADQLVQEFDNLIILRSLTKIFSLAGLRCGYLLACPDLVTRLRCHQEPWNVNSLAVAAAKAALADEPFRQRTRRLIDKERSYLTRQLATLAFFHPFPSTTNYLLIRVDPHIKTQALADFLLHNHHLLVRTCNDFAGLDDTFIRVAVKNRADNEVLVQGCEEFAARQKT
- a CDS encoding OmpA family protein, with protein sequence MAEEQVQESECPEGNGEECEEGAPAWMATFADMATLLMTFFVLLLSFSNMDVVKFRTMLGSVKDAFGTTVESPGDFQERSSTPVSIQLSEEESHMIDMLQMGDQVKRAIEEHHLEDAAEVSVDERGVTLQITGQLMFDAGSATIKEELKPFLATITRIIEENTYPVAIEGHTDNLPMTSSPIYPSNWELSSARATAVLRHLVEVHHLPPNRLMAVGYADTRPLVPNDTPENRAKNRRVEFHFMKEAASSSPPAATQ